One segment of Desulfosudis oleivorans Hxd3 DNA contains the following:
- a CDS encoding formylglycine-generating enzyme family protein: MKKCIVALLVIALAVVICACAAREPAPAPVSTNHLKMAFVYVPPGSFVMGSPAKEPGRFKDETLHKVVLTQGFYIQTTEVTQGQWEAVMQSNPSGFKACGYDCPVENVSWNDVQEFIRRLNKIEGADRYRLPTEAEWEYVVRLGTEENIIKGVVKGVVNIVGSILFSSGECLSTEEANYNGNFPLDNCPTGEFRNTTLPVASFSPNKLGIHDLHGNVYEWCQDLYGPYPDYKVIDPQGPATVKTDAYRVYRGGSWYSSARYCRAAYRGKEAPDFKYSNIGFRLVKNP; the protein is encoded by the coding sequence ATGAAAAAATGTATCGTAGCGCTGCTGGTCATTGCCCTGGCGGTGGTTATCTGTGCTTGCGCGGCCAGGGAACCGGCGCCGGCGCCTGTCAGCACCAACCATTTGAAGATGGCGTTCGTCTATGTTCCACCGGGCAGCTTTGTCATGGGCAGCCCGGCAAAGGAACCCGGTCGCTTTAAGGACGAGACCCTTCACAAGGTGGTGCTGACCCAGGGATTTTACATCCAGACCACGGAGGTGACCCAGGGCCAGTGGGAGGCGGTGATGCAGAGCAACCCTTCCGGCTTTAAAGCATGCGGCTATGACTGCCCGGTGGAAAACGTATCGTGGAACGATGTACAGGAGTTTATTCGCCGGCTGAACAAAATAGAGGGGGCGGATCGCTACCGGCTGCCGACGGAGGCGGAGTGGGAGTATGTCGTCCGCCTGGGCACCGAAGAGAACATTATCAAGGGCGTGGTAAAAGGGGTGGTCAATATTGTCGGTTCGATTCTTTTCTCCTCCGGCGAGTGCCTCTCAACGGAGGAGGCCAACTATAACGGGAATTTTCCCCTTGACAACTGTCCCACCGGAGAGTTCCGTAACACCACCCTGCCGGTGGCCAGCTTTTCGCCCAACAAGCTGGGTATTCACGACCTGCATGGAAACGTATATGAGTGGTGCCAGGATCTGTACGGCCCCTATCCGGACTACAAGGTGATTGATCCTCAGGGACCGGCCACCGTCAAAACAGATGCTTACAGGGTCTATCGCGGAGGCAGCTGGTATTCCAGCGCCCGTTACTGCCGGGCCGCCTACCGGGGAAAAGAGGCCCCTGATTTTAAATATTCCAATATCGGGTTTCGGCTGGTAAAAAATCCTTGA
- a CDS encoding cold-shock protein, protein MADGIVKWFNEKKGFGFIEVDESNDVFVHYSAITMPGFKTLSEGDRVSFEIEDTDRGPAAKNVVRA, encoded by the coding sequence TTGGCTGACGGTATTGTAAAGTGGTTTAATGAGAAAAAGGGGTTTGGTTTTATCGAAGTGGACGAAAGCAACGATGTGTTTGTTCACTATTCCGCAATCACAATGCCCGGATTCAAAACGCTTTCTGAAGGGGACAGGGTCTCGTTTGAGATTGAAGACACGGACCGGGGGCCTGCCGCAAAGAACGTTGTAAGGGCTTAA
- a CDS encoding energy-coupling factor ABC transporter ATP-binding protein — MDEHEPLIEFSGVCFAYPDGHPVLKEVDFTFSARDRIGLLAPNGSGKTTLFHLIMGLIKPQAGTIRIFGKPVQKERDFVAVRRRIGLLFQDSDDQLFCPTVLEDVAFGPLNMGRSRREAAQISRDMLLSLGLDGYEDRITYQLSGGEKRLVALAAVLAMEPRVLLLDEPLTGLDEKTRAVIYRYLPACGLPYMIISHDLDFLLSATTTLYTLESGRLLPDTRIHIHRHEHAHVLGDRPHKHT, encoded by the coding sequence ATGGATGAGCATGAGCCACTGATTGAATTTTCAGGTGTCTGTTTTGCCTACCCTGACGGCCACCCGGTTCTCAAGGAGGTGGACTTCACCTTTTCAGCCCGGGACCGCATCGGTTTGCTGGCGCCCAACGGCAGTGGAAAGACCACCCTTTTTCACCTGATCATGGGCCTGATCAAACCCCAGGCCGGCACCATTCGGATTTTCGGCAAACCGGTTCAAAAGGAGCGGGATTTTGTGGCGGTCCGCCGCAGAATCGGGCTGCTGTTTCAGGATTCGGACGATCAGCTCTTCTGCCCCACCGTGCTGGAGGATGTGGCTTTCGGCCCCTTGAACATGGGCCGCTCACGCCGGGAGGCCGCTCAAATTTCCCGTGACATGCTTTTATCCCTGGGACTTGACGGATATGAGGACCGGATCACCTATCAATTGTCCGGCGGCGAGAAACGCCTGGTGGCCCTGGCTGCCGTGCTGGCCATGGAACCCCGCGTATTGCTTCTGGACGAACCCCTTACCGGGCTTGACGAAAAAACACGAGCCGTTATTTATCGTTATCTTCCGGCCTGTGGCCTGCCCTACATGATCATCTCGCACGATCTTGATTTTCTGCTCTCCGCCACAACCACCCTTTATACCCTGGAGTCGGGAAGATTGCTTCCCGATACCCGCATTCATATTCATCGTCATGAACATGCCCATGTGCTGGGGGACCGGCCCCACAAACACACTTAA
- the cbiQ gene encoding cobalt ECF transporter T component CbiQ: MISEPFAAGTSFFHRMEPRIRIVCALVYSVAVAVCVSFPPVVFALLFSALMTGAARLNPGLLIRRVAVVNIFILFFWLVLPFTHDGDPLFHVAGLAVTRQGVAFAALLTLKSNAIILGMVALVATMSFVTMGHALGRLGLPDKLVNLLLMTYRYIFVIETEYGRIIRAVKIRGFMPRTSLHAYKTYAYIVGMLFVKASERAERVYGAMQCRGFKGKFYTLSRLPFSRGSWVFAGVMGGIIVCIALLEIYGNG; this comes from the coding sequence ATGATCAGCGAACCCTTTGCCGCCGGCACCTCCTTTTTCCACCGCATGGAGCCCCGAATCCGCATTGTGTGCGCCCTGGTCTATTCTGTTGCCGTGGCGGTGTGTGTCTCTTTTCCTCCCGTTGTTTTCGCTCTGCTGTTTTCGGCCCTCATGACGGGGGCGGCCCGGCTTAACCCCGGCCTGCTGATTCGACGCGTCGCGGTGGTGAATATTTTTATCCTTTTTTTCTGGCTGGTACTGCCCTTTACCCATGACGGTGATCCGCTTTTTCATGTGGCCGGCCTGGCCGTCACCCGCCAGGGGGTGGCGTTTGCCGCCCTGCTGACCCTCAAATCCAATGCCATCATTCTTGGCATGGTGGCCCTGGTTGCCACCATGTCCTTTGTCACCATGGGCCATGCCCTGGGCCGGCTGGGGCTGCCGGACAAACTGGTGAACCTGCTGCTGATGACCTACCGCTATATATTTGTTATTGAAACGGAGTACGGGCGGATCATTCGGGCCGTTAAAATAAGGGGTTTTATGCCGCGCACCTCCCTGCATGCTTACAAGACCTACGCATATATTGTGGGAATGCTCTTTGTTAAAGCATCGGAAAGGGCCGAGCGGGTGTACGGGGCCATGCAATGCCGGGGGTTTAAGGGGAAATTCTATACACTCAGCCGCCTGCCGTTTTCCCGGGGAAGCTGGGTGTTTGCCGGAGTGATGGGGGGAATAATCGTCTGTATTGCGCTTCTGGAGATCTACGGAAATGGATGA
- the cbiM gene encoding cobalt transporter CbiM yields MHISEGILSWPVLAGCGAVALAGTAVGIRKLDPEKIPRTGMLSAAFFVASLIHVPLGPSSVHLILNGMVGLILGWSAFPAIFVAILLQAVLFQYGGITTLGVNTMIMAVPALLSYYLFRPFAGRGDSLVFAGAFLCGMVAVLTGGFLAAVVLIWSEERFLEVALLIVTAHLPVMVAEGLITGFAVLFLKKVKPDLLE; encoded by the coding sequence GTGCATATTTCTGAAGGTATTTTATCGTGGCCGGTGCTGGCCGGGTGCGGGGCCGTGGCCCTGGCCGGCACTGCCGTGGGAATCCGGAAACTGGACCCTGAAAAGATTCCCCGCACCGGCATGCTGTCGGCGGCCTTTTTCGTGGCATCGCTGATCCATGTGCCGCTGGGGCCTTCCAGTGTTCACCTGATATTAAATGGCATGGTCGGTCTGATCCTGGGGTGGAGTGCCTTTCCCGCCATCTTTGTCGCCATTCTGCTGCAGGCGGTGCTGTTTCAGTACGGGGGCATCACCACGCTGGGGGTCAACACGATGATCATGGCGGTTCCGGCGCTGTTGAGCTATTATCTTTTCCGTCCCTTTGCCGGAAGAGGAGATTCTCTGGTGTTTGCCGGCGCCTTTTTGTGCGGCATGGTTGCGGTGCTGACCGGCGGGTTTCTGGCCGCGGTGGTGCTGATCTGGTCCGAGGAGCGGTTCCTTGAAGTGGCCCTGCTGATTGTTACCGCTCATCTGCCGGTTATGGTGGCGGAAGGCCTGATCACAGGGTTTGCGGTTCTTTTTTTGAAAAAGGTCAAGCCGGACCTGCTTGAATAA
- a CDS encoding DUF4198 domain-containing protein — MRKSVTAVCLSLFLVSLISTRAGAHFGMVIPSDSMVMQADSRTVNLALSFSHPFEMIGMPLDKPATFFVVAGGKQTDLKETLKEMNVMDHAAWQTSYAVKFPGLYTFCMEPVPYWEPAEDCFIIHYTKTVVAAFGDDEGWDEPVGLKTEIVPLSKPFGLYAGNVFQGIVQLDGKPVPYAEVEVEYYNRDKKAHAPSDYMITQTIKADGAGIFTYAAPAAGWWGFAALNSADYQMEHKGEKKDVELGAVLWVEFSSWQ; from the coding sequence ATGAGAAAAAGCGTTACTGCCGTCTGCCTGTCCCTGTTCCTGGTCTCTTTGATCTCAACCCGCGCCGGGGCCCATTTCGGTATGGTGATCCCGTCCGACTCCATGGTGATGCAGGCGGACTCAAGAACCGTCAATCTTGCACTTTCGTTTTCCCACCCCTTTGAGATGATCGGCATGCCTCTGGACAAACCGGCAACGTTTTTCGTGGTGGCCGGCGGCAAGCAGACGGACCTGAAGGAGACCCTCAAAGAGATGAACGTCATGGACCATGCCGCGTGGCAGACTTCCTACGCGGTCAAGTTCCCGGGCCTTTACACCTTCTGCATGGAGCCTGTGCCATACTGGGAGCCCGCTGAAGACTGTTTTATCATCCATTACACCAAAACGGTGGTGGCCGCCTTCGGAGATGATGAGGGGTGGGACGAACCGGTGGGCCTGAAAACAGAGATTGTGCCCCTCTCAAAACCCTTTGGTCTCTATGCAGGCAATGTGTTTCAGGGTATTGTGCAATTGGACGGCAAGCCGGTTCCCTATGCCGAGGTGGAGGTGGAGTATTACAACCGGGATAAAAAGGCCCATGCGCCATCCGACTACATGATTACCCAGACCATCAAGGCCGATGGCGCCGGTATTTTTACCTATGCTGCACCGGCTGCCGGTTGGTGGGGGTTTGCCGCGTTGAACAGCGCCGATTATCAGATGGAACACAAAGGCGAGAAAAAGGATGTGGAGCTGGGCGCGGTACTCTGGGTGGAATTTTCTTCCTGGCAGTAA
- the glmM gene encoding phosphoglucosamine mutase — MTARLFGTDGIRGAANSWPMTPETAMAVGRAVARFMTADGQSPPRILVGKDTRLSGDMLESALCAGICASGVDAIRVDVLPTPAVAYLTAMLKAGAGIMVSASHNPWTDNGIKIFSHKGHKLSPVQEAELEALILSPEPMAAANPPVPGRVFHLMDAEEPYVECLSNITAVGSLSLVLDCANGAAARVAPRLFPDARLLSADPDGRNINENCGSEHTEALRAEVVKYRADAGFAFDGDADRLIAVDETGAPVTGDRIIAICAGFMKSENLLKNNTVVSTVMSNIGLNRALRDMGIYHVVTDVGDRHVTAAMLEKGASLGGEDSGHIVFSDYQTTGDGLLTALMLCRIMNHTGKPLSELAACMDVFPQVLINVKVARKPDLASVPEVWQVVRDVEARLGREGRVLVRYSGTQPMCRVMVEGPSEDETRQCAGQIAKAVVQALG; from the coding sequence GTGACGGCGCGGCTTTTTGGCACCGACGGCATTCGAGGCGCTGCCAACTCCTGGCCCATGACACCGGAAACAGCCATGGCCGTGGGCAGGGCCGTGGCCCGGTTCATGACGGCAGACGGTCAATCCCCCCCCCGGATTCTGGTGGGTAAAGACACCCGGCTTTCCGGCGACATGCTGGAAAGCGCCCTGTGCGCTGGTATCTGCGCTTCAGGCGTGGACGCAATCCGCGTGGATGTGCTTCCCACCCCGGCGGTGGCCTACCTTACCGCCATGCTGAAAGCCGGCGCCGGCATCATGGTGTCGGCCTCTCACAACCCCTGGACCGACAACGGCATCAAGATTTTTTCCCACAAAGGGCATAAGCTTTCCCCGGTTCAGGAGGCCGAGCTGGAGGCGTTGATTCTCTCCCCGGAGCCGATGGCGGCCGCCAATCCACCGGTGCCCGGCCGGGTCTTTCATCTCATGGATGCCGAAGAACCTTATGTCGAATGCCTGAGCAACATCACCGCGGTCGGCTCCCTCTCCCTGGTATTAGACTGCGCCAATGGCGCCGCTGCTCGTGTGGCCCCCCGTCTTTTTCCCGATGCCCGCCTGTTGTCTGCTGATCCCGACGGGCGGAACATTAACGAAAACTGCGGTTCCGAGCACACAGAAGCGCTTCGGGCCGAGGTGGTGAAATACCGTGCCGATGCCGGATTTGCCTTTGACGGTGACGCCGACCGGCTGATCGCCGTGGATGAAACCGGGGCGCCGGTCACCGGGGACCGGATTATCGCCATCTGCGCCGGTTTCATGAAATCCGAGAACCTGCTGAAAAACAATACCGTGGTCAGCACCGTCATGAGCAACATCGGCCTGAACCGCGCGCTTCGGGATATGGGGATTTATCACGTGGTCACCGATGTGGGGGACCGCCATGTGACGGCGGCCATGCTGGAAAAGGGCGCCTCCCTGGGTGGCGAGGACTCGGGCCACATCGTTTTTTCTGATTACCAGACAACAGGTGACGGCCTGCTCACGGCCCTGATGCTCTGCCGGATCATGAACCATACCGGCAAGCCCCTGTCGGAGCTGGCCGCGTGCATGGATGTTTTTCCCCAGGTGCTGATCAACGTGAAAGTGGCCCGTAAACCGGACCTCGCCTCGGTGCCTGAGGTATGGCAGGTCGTCAGGGATGTTGAGGCCCGTCTTGGCCGGGAGGGGCGGGTACTGGTCCGTTATTCCGGCACCCAGCCCATGTGCCGGGTCATGGTGGAAGGCCCTTCGGAAGACGAAACCCGGCAATGCGCCGGGCAGATTGCCAAAGCAGTTGTGCAGGCCCTGGGATAA
- a CDS encoding UDP-N-acetylglucosamine pyrophosphorylase, which produces MDLQDQTIKALLDRGVAIPAPHSIEIDPEIDIENISASGVVIHAGCKIFGRSTFIGKNAVIGYQGPVTIDSCQVGPGVRLESGFFSKAVFLNHAKAGANSHFREGTILEEHAVTGHGVGLKQTILFPFVALGSLINFCDCLMAGGTGPKDHSEVGSGFIHFNYSPNQDKATPSLFGDVPRGVMLREKPVFLGGQGGAVGPLSVTFGNVTAAGTICRKDETGTGKLIVEQALKGGSMPYTSGVYLNIRRIVANNINYIANLIALMRWYEYVRVMFTDPVNFPEALVSGAMEKLEAGVTERIRQFERLCDNMPRSIAIYKNKKGDSALASLVYQKEEFYEKKDVLVELLHYLLKNEGGDESIRDDFLRSMEPVLYDHDREYIKVMQAIDYHDAANGTVWLRSVVDNVVDRAGDVLPSFELMGRSGEPEA; this is translated from the coding sequence ATGGACCTCCAGGATCAGACCATCAAGGCGCTTTTGGACAGGGGGGTTGCCATTCCTGCACCGCACAGCATTGAAATCGACCCGGAGATTGACATTGAAAACATTTCTGCCTCCGGAGTGGTGATTCATGCCGGGTGTAAGATATTCGGCCGGTCGACTTTTATCGGGAAGAATGCGGTAATCGGGTACCAGGGGCCCGTGACCATTGACAGCTGCCAGGTGGGGCCCGGGGTTCGTCTTGAATCGGGTTTTTTCAGTAAGGCCGTTTTTCTCAATCACGCAAAAGCCGGGGCCAACAGTCATTTCCGGGAGGGGACCATTCTCGAGGAGCATGCCGTTACCGGGCACGGTGTGGGGCTCAAGCAGACTATCCTGTTCCCTTTTGTCGCCCTGGGCAGCCTGATCAATTTTTGCGACTGTCTCATGGCCGGCGGCACCGGCCCGAAGGACCACAGCGAGGTGGGCAGCGGATTTATTCATTTTAACTATTCCCCCAATCAGGACAAGGCCACACCGTCGCTCTTCGGTGACGTTCCCCGGGGCGTGATGCTGCGGGAAAAGCCCGTATTCCTGGGAGGGCAGGGCGGGGCCGTGGGGCCGCTGAGCGTGACCTTCGGCAATGTCACGGCCGCCGGCACCATCTGCCGGAAGGATGAAACCGGTACCGGCAAGCTGATCGTAGAGCAGGCGCTCAAAGGCGGCAGCATGCCCTACACGTCCGGGGTGTATCTGAACATCCGGCGGATTGTGGCCAACAATATCAATTACATCGCCAATCTCATCGCCTTGATGCGCTGGTATGAGTATGTGCGGGTCATGTTCACCGATCCGGTGAATTTCCCCGAGGCCCTGGTGAGTGGCGCCATGGAAAAACTGGAAGCCGGGGTGACGGAGCGAATCCGGCAGTTTGAAAGACTGTGTGACAACATGCCCCGGTCCATTGCCATTTACAAGAACAAGAAGGGGGACAGTGCCCTGGCATCTCTTGTGTACCAGAAAGAGGAGTTCTACGAGAAAAAAGATGTCCTGGTGGAACTGCTGCACTACCTGTTGAAGAACGAGGGAGGAGATGAGAGTATTCGGGACGATTTTCTAAGGAGCATGGAACCGGTGCTCTACGATCACGACAGGGAATACATCAAGGTGATGCAGGCCATAGACTATCATGATGCCGCCAACGGCACTGTATGGCTGCGGTCTGTGGTGGACAACGTGGTGGACCGGGCCGGAGACGTGCTGCCCTCTTTTGAGCTCATGGGCAGGTCCGGGGAGCCGGAAGCGTGA
- a CDS encoding HD family phosphohydrolase, giving the protein MTQKNSTEDLDVSRLSADKKLGHLLESVVREVKLYAEGQIEHIQKLAQIGLALSGQKNLNTLLEMIVDEARKLSSADAGTLYIVEQKSRSLRFAILQNDSMNIRKGGAGGDLSDEMPNVPLADEQGNPNHANVSSYVALTGESVNIEDVYEAGAFDFSGTKRYDAATGYRCKSMLVMPLKNHEDKIIGVLQLLNAKDPQTGEIMKFHADIVGLVASLASQAAIALTNTQLIEDLKALFYAFIKSIATAIDAKSPFTGGHINRVVSLTMDVAEAIHGTNTGPFGEMRFTDDEMEELRIAAWMHDVGKITTPEHIVSKTNKLEGVFDRIHLIETRFLLILQLMENRHLRVKIDLLKTDNSPAALKKMEAMDRELQARKAEILESLELLKAVNTNKGMVDERAVKQVREIAARTYHIGGNAYPWLSENEAACLSILKGNLLDEERRLVEQHAEMTINITRELPFPDRFSHVPEYAGAHHEKLDGSGYPLGLTGDQIPLQARIIAIADVFEALTAPDRPYKRPMHISQALKILQEMAAAGHIDGDIVRMFIKQKVYQAYADKELTPEQLSTA; this is encoded by the coding sequence ATGACCCAAAAAAATTCAACGGAAGACCTTGACGTCAGTCGACTGTCCGCAGACAAAAAGCTCGGCCACCTGCTGGAGAGTGTCGTCCGTGAAGTGAAACTTTATGCCGAAGGGCAGATTGAACACATTCAGAAACTGGCCCAGATCGGCCTGGCCCTGTCCGGCCAGAAAAATCTCAACACCCTGCTCGAGATGATCGTGGACGAGGCCCGGAAACTTTCCAGCGCCGATGCCGGCACCCTGTACATCGTGGAGCAGAAAAGCCGGTCCCTCCGGTTTGCCATTCTTCAAAACGACTCCATGAACATTCGAAAGGGCGGCGCAGGCGGCGACCTTTCCGATGAAATGCCCAACGTTCCCCTGGCCGACGAACAGGGCAACCCCAACCATGCCAATGTTTCCTCCTATGTGGCCCTGACCGGGGAAAGCGTCAACATCGAAGATGTGTATGAAGCCGGGGCGTTCGATTTTTCCGGCACCAAGCGGTATGACGCCGCCACCGGCTACCGCTGCAAATCCATGCTGGTCATGCCGTTAAAAAACCACGAGGACAAGATTATCGGCGTGTTGCAGCTGTTAAACGCCAAGGACCCCCAGACCGGGGAAATCATGAAGTTCCATGCGGACATCGTGGGGCTGGTCGCTTCCCTGGCCTCCCAGGCGGCCATCGCGCTGACCAACACCCAGTTGATCGAAGATCTCAAAGCTCTTTTCTACGCATTTATCAAAAGCATTGCCACGGCCATTGATGCCAAATCCCCTTTTACCGGGGGGCACATCAACCGGGTGGTAAGCCTGACCATGGATGTTGCCGAAGCGATTCACGGCACCAACACCGGTCCTTTTGGAGAGATGCGCTTCACCGATGACGAAATGGAAGAACTGCGCATTGCCGCGTGGATGCATGACGTGGGCAAAATCACCACGCCGGAGCATATTGTCAGCAAGACCAACAAACTCGAAGGCGTCTTTGATCGGATTCACCTGATCGAAACACGGTTTCTGCTGATCCTTCAGCTGATGGAAAACCGCCACCTGCGTGTCAAGATCGACCTCCTCAAAACCGACAACAGTCCGGCGGCCCTTAAAAAAATGGAGGCCATGGACCGCGAACTCCAGGCCCGGAAAGCGGAGATACTGGAAAGCCTGGAACTTTTAAAGGCCGTAAACACGAACAAAGGCATGGTGGATGAACGTGCGGTAAAGCAGGTCCGAGAGATTGCGGCCCGCACCTACCATATCGGCGGCAACGCCTACCCCTGGTTGTCTGAGAACGAGGCTGCCTGCCTGAGCATTCTCAAGGGCAACCTGCTGGACGAGGAACGGCGGCTGGTGGAGCAGCATGCGGAGATGACCATCAACATCACCAGGGAACTCCCCTTTCCGGACCGTTTTTCCCACGTTCCCGAATATGCCGGGGCCCATCACGAAAAGCTGGACGGTTCCGGATATCCTCTGGGACTTACCGGTGACCAGATTCCCCTGCAGGCCAGGATCATCGCCATTGCGGATGTCTTCGAGGCCCTGACCGCGCCGGACCGGCCCTACAAACGGCCCATGCACATTTCACAGGCATTGAAAATTCTTCAGGAGATGGCGGCGGCCGGCCACATCGACGGGGATATCGTCAGGATGTTTATCAAACAAAAAGTTTACCAGGCATACGCGGACAAAGAACTTACACCGGAGCAGCTCTCCACTGCATAA
- a CDS encoding DUF6901 family protein yields the protein MNQTEDAYPIEYEFMFEDGSSKSFTIRLDPETISILHPRPEAPPPWTRLENEQCPICPLDSQEHPYCPIAVNIAELVDAFKESFSYDNCVVCCNTPERSCSKETSVQEGLFSLLGIIMATSDCPVMGLFKPMARFHLPFATIQESMVRTTAFYLLRQYFAYKRGTPPDLEMKELDAHYGRVQKVNRGILDRIGSVSAKDADRNAIIILNSLAQLFNVEFEDNLTSVEYLFTQDAMDRG from the coding sequence ATGAACCAGACCGAGGACGCCTATCCCATTGAATATGAATTTATGTTCGAAGACGGCAGCAGCAAGAGTTTTACCATTCGTCTGGACCCCGAAACCATCTCCATCCTACATCCCCGGCCCGAGGCGCCTCCCCCCTGGACCCGGCTCGAAAATGAACAGTGCCCCATCTGCCCGTTAGATTCACAGGAGCACCCCTATTGTCCCATTGCGGTAAACATCGCTGAACTGGTGGACGCCTTCAAAGAGTCCTTCTCCTATGATAACTGTGTGGTGTGCTGTAACACCCCGGAACGCTCCTGCAGCAAGGAGACATCCGTGCAGGAAGGGCTTTTTTCCCTTCTTGGCATTATTATGGCCACCAGTGACTGTCCCGTCATGGGGCTCTTCAAGCCCATGGCCCGTTTCCACCTGCCTTTTGCCACCATTCAGGAGTCCATGGTGCGTACTACCGCATTCTATCTGCTGCGCCAGTATTTCGCATACAAGCGCGGCACCCCCCCCGACCTGGAGATGAAAGAGCTGGATGCCCATTACGGGCGGGTCCAGAAGGTCAACCGCGGCATTCTCGACCGCATCGGCAGCGTGTCGGCAAAAGATGCCGACAGAAACGCCATCATTATTCTTAACTCCCTGGCACAGCTCTTTAACGTGGAATTTGAGGACAACCTGACCTCGGTGGAGTACCTCTTTACACAGGACGCAATGGACCGGGGCTGA
- a CDS encoding adenylosuccinate synthase encodes MANIVVVGTQWGDEGKGKIVDLLAAFADLVVRFQGGNNAGHTLVVNGESFISHLVPSGILQGKMCLIGNGVVVDPAVLTEEMAALRSRGVAVIPEKFKVSASAHIIMPYHKTIDLVREEAKGHEKIGTTGRGIGPCYEDKVGRNGLRFVDMLDLPAFREKMARQVKEKNLYLERMFGAAPLDVDGAVAEYVGYAETLAPYIADVSRILADASDEGRQVLFEGAQGTYLDIDHGTYPYVTSSNTVAGNACCGSGIGPRDLSGVLGIVKAYTTRVGEGPFPTELFDDVGDFMQRTGSEFGATTGRKRRCGWLDAVMLKSAARLNGLTGLAITKLDVLTGLDTLEICTAYRYQGKTLSDFPADVKTLSQCEPVYEAVQGWQEDISGVRSAADLPDAARRYLDRITELVGVRVDIVSVGAGRDQTVVINNPFA; translated from the coding sequence GTGGCCAATATCGTTGTGGTGGGAACCCAGTGGGGAGATGAGGGAAAGGGCAAGATCGTTGACCTGCTGGCGGCGTTTGCCGATCTGGTGGTGCGGTTTCAGGGCGGTAATAATGCCGGCCACACCCTGGTGGTCAACGGGGAATCATTTATCAGCCACCTGGTGCCCTCGGGCATTTTGCAGGGCAAGATGTGTCTGATCGGCAACGGCGTGGTGGTGGACCCGGCCGTGCTCACTGAGGAGATGGCGGCCCTTCGCAGCCGGGGGGTGGCCGTGATCCCGGAAAAATTCAAAGTCAGCGCCAGTGCCCATATTATCATGCCTTACCACAAAACCATCGATCTGGTCCGGGAAGAGGCCAAGGGACATGAGAAGATCGGCACCACCGGCCGCGGCATCGGCCCCTGTTACGAAGACAAGGTGGGCAGAAACGGGCTTCGGTTTGTGGATATGCTGGACCTGCCGGCCTTCAGGGAGAAGATGGCCCGGCAGGTCAAGGAAAAAAATCTTTACCTTGAAAGAATGTTCGGCGCCGCCCCCCTGGACGTGGACGGGGCCGTTGCCGAGTACGTGGGATACGCCGAGACCCTGGCACCTTATATCGCCGATGTGTCACGGATTCTTGCCGACGCCTCGGACGAGGGTCGACAGGTGCTCTTTGAAGGGGCCCAGGGCACCTACCTGGATATCGATCACGGCACCTATCCCTATGTCACCTCTTCCAACACGGTGGCCGGTAACGCCTGCTGCGGTTCCGGCATCGGCCCCCGGGACCTTTCCGGCGTGCTGGGCATTGTCAAGGCTTACACCACCCGAGTGGGGGAAGGCCCTTTTCCCACCGAGCTGTTTGACGATGTCGGTGACTTCATGCAGCGTACCGGCAGCGAGTTCGGCGCCACCACCGGCCGAAAGCGCCGTTGCGGCTGGCTGGACGCCGTTATGCTCAAAAGCGCGGCCCGGCTGAACGGCCTGACCGGCCTGGCCATCACCAAGCTGGATGTGCTGACCGGTCTTGACACCCTGGAAATATGCACCGCCTACCGATATCAGGGCAAAACCCTTTCCGATTTTCCCGCAGATGTAAAAACCCTTTCCCAGTGCGAACCGGTCTACGAAGCAGTGCAAGGGTGGCAGGAAGATATCTCCGGCGTCCGGTCCGCAGCCGATCTGCCCGATGCGGCCCGGCGTTATCTGGACCGTATCACGGAACTGGTAGGCGTGCGGGTGGATATTGTTTCCGTGGGTGCGGGCCGTGACCAGACCGTGGTTATCAATAACCCTTTTGCTTGA